Below is a genomic region from Telmatobacter sp. DSM 110680.
CATGACCATGGAGCGCGTGGAATGGAATGGTCTTGATCTGAGGATCTACCATAGCTACGGCACTCTGGCGGAGCACTTTGAGATTGGCGCCCCTCTCGCCGGATTGACGCTTCTGTGGCGGGCACTGTCCACGGCCGGAGCTATCCCGATAGGCGCAGATTCCCTTGAAACCTTCCGCATCGCGGAAGGAATTCCACTCTACGGCGTCGACATCGCCGAGCGCGACCTGCCCCAGGAAACCTCCCAGATGAGAGCCCTTCACTTCAGCAAGGGATGCTACCTCGGCCAGGAGATTGTGGAGCGCATCCGCTCCCGCGGCAACGTGCACCGCCATCTCCGTCAACTGGAGCTCGACGGCCTGCTTGCGAAGCCCGGATCGGAACTCGTTCTGGAAGGTGCTCCCGTAGGCACGATCACCAGCGTGGCGGAACTGCCCCTGTTGGGATCGACACGCCGATTCGCACTTGGGGTAGTGCGCTCTGAGGCCGAGGTCAAAAATCAGCCGTTGAACTACGACGCAGGCTCCGATACGGCCTCCGCGAGGATTCTGCCCGCCCCTCCGGCTTTATGATCGAAATTGACTGGAAAGTTGGATTATGAGCGATACCCCCAAATTCGAAGTAATTGATCGCCGCAAATTGAAAAAGGACGAGGAACAGGAAAGCGGCACTTCCCACTCAACGGCGGAGACAGCCCCTGAGCCCGAAAAGAAGTCTGCTGGACCGCAACTGGTTGAAACAGAAAGCGCGAAGGCACCGGCGCCGGAAACGTCATCGGATCCGGAAGAGGAGTTCGCCGGAGAAATGCCGCCGCTACCCTCCGCTGAGGAGATGCGTGAGCAGGCAAGTGCTTACGATGCATCGGCGCAGCGCGTTGAAGACCTGATGCGGGCTCAGAATCCAACCCTGGGAGCCCAGCCGCCCATCAAGTTTGAGCACCTCGTCCAGCAGTTGTACCTCTCTGCGTTAATGCAGATGGGTGCCGCAACCCCCGAAGGTCAGCGCCCCCGCGTAGATATCATCGGAGCCCGTCAAAGCATCGATCTGCTCAGCGTCGTTGAAGAAAAAACAAAAGGTAATCTGACCGATACCGAGCGGCGCATGCTCGACACCGTCTTGTTTGAACTCCGCATGACGTTTCTCGAACTCACCAAGATGATTTCGTTGCAGGGCGTGCAGGCCCCTCCACCTAAACCGGAAAAACACTAGCTGTCGATGGAAGGCCAGCTTACATTTCTGGGCACCGGAACTTCCATGGGAGTTCCCACGCTGGGGTGCAACTGTGCCGTTTGCACATCCACTAACCCGCACGATCGCCGACTTCGCCCCTCCGTGCTGCTGCAATGGAACGACGGCACCCGTGATCGCGTCGTTCTCATCGACACCGGTCCCGACTTCCGCGAACAGGCGCTGCGCAACAAGCTTACTCGCGTCGATGCGGTCTTCTACACGCATGGCCACGCTGACCACATCTTTGGTCTCGATGACCTGCGGCCCCTCAGCTTTACGGTGTTCCGCGAAGGCGGCCAAATCCCGCTCTTCGTCTCGCCGGAGACGGAAGAAACACTGCGCCGTATCTACGACTACACGTTCTCCTCCGAAGCCACCTACCCCAACCGGGCAC
It encodes:
- a CDS encoding DUF1844 domain-containing protein, with amino-acid sequence MSDTPKFEVIDRRKLKKDEEQESGTSHSTAETAPEPEKKSAGPQLVETESAKAPAPETSSDPEEEFAGEMPPLPSAEEMREQASAYDASAQRVEDLMRAQNPTLGAQPPIKFEHLVQQLYLSALMQMGAATPEGQRPRVDIIGARQSIDLLSVVEEKTKGNLTDTERRMLDTVLFELRMTFLELTKMISLQGVQAPPPKPEKH
- a CDS encoding folate-binding protein, with translation MTENLAVTALPTPLATQLASAPNSPRLVEFRGALTAQAFDAPAVEIAALAKGAAAHDLGWMRRVNVRGEDRFRWLSGMVTNTVNDLPKNGGAWNLVLNAQGRIQGDLMVWRDGDALDLLIAADQYEKLITHLDRFIIMDDVELIGQDSTTETSVGLIGPQAGEVLTRMGLPVPAAPMTMERVEWNGLDLRIYHSYGTLAEHFEIGAPLAGLTLLWRALSTAGAIPIGADSLETFRIAEGIPLYGVDIAERDLPQETSQMRALHFSKGCYLGQEIVERIRSRGNVHRHLRQLELDGLLAKPGSELVLEGAPVGTITSVAELPLLGSTRRFALGVVRSEAEVKNQPLNYDAGSDTASARILPAPPAL